Proteins from a genomic interval of Pseudomonas versuta:
- a CDS encoding phage major tail tube protein: MIPQMLSNTNLFVDGVSFAGDVPSLTLPKLTVKTEAHRGGGMAGEVEMDMGLEKMEASWTSTGVRRESMKYFGLSDQTGCNAVFRGAFKGLKGQITPVIATLRGMLKEVDMGDWKAGDKAEMKYAMAVTYYKLEVDGRTLYEIDMVNAVRVIDGVDQLAAERSALGL, from the coding sequence ATGATTCCGCAAATGCTCAGCAACACCAACCTGTTCGTGGACGGGGTCAGTTTCGCCGGCGATGTGCCGTCGCTGACCCTGCCCAAGCTCACGGTCAAAACCGAAGCCCATCGCGGCGGCGGCATGGCCGGCGAGGTCGAAATGGACATGGGCCTGGAGAAAATGGAAGCCAGCTGGACCAGCACCGGTGTGCGTCGCGAGTCGATGAAGTACTTCGGCCTCTCGGATCAGACCGGCTGCAACGCGGTGTTTCGTGGGGCCTTCAAAGGCCTCAAGGGCCAGATCACCCCGGTGATCGCGACCCTGCGCGGCATGCTCAAAGAAGTCGACATGGGCGACTGGAAGGCCGGCGACAAAGCCGAGATGAAATACGCGATGGCGGTCACCTACTACAAGCTGGAAGTCGACGGTCGCACGCTGTACGAAATCGACATGGTCAACGCGGTGCGCGTGATCGATGGCGTCGACCAACTGGCTGCCGAGCGCAGCGCCCTGGGCCTTTAA
- a CDS encoding phage tail assembly chaperone, which yields MSYQLTGDPDTVIRMDDGATVPRGHRFWVEYEEWIAAGGSPEPALVPDTTATERTWRDTEIESVKWLRERHRDEVDSARPTTMTVKQSGELLDYVQALRDWPESKHFPAKEYRPTTPDWVENLS from the coding sequence ATGAGCTATCAACTGACTGGAGATCCTGACACGGTGATTCGCATGGATGACGGCGCGACTGTCCCGCGTGGGCATCGGTTCTGGGTCGAGTACGAAGAATGGATCGCCGCAGGGGGCAGTCCTGAACCGGCTCTGGTTCCTGATACCACCGCGACTGAAAGAACCTGGCGTGACACTGAAATCGAGAGCGTCAAATGGCTAAGGGAAAGGCACCGCGATGAAGTGGACTCAGCCCGCCCGACCACGATGACAGTGAAGCAGTCCGGCGAGTTGCTGGACTATGTGCAGGCCTTGCGCGACTGGCCGGAATCGAAGCACTTTCCGGCCAAGGAATACCGTCCGACTACGCCCGACTGGGTCGAAAACCTCAGCTAA
- a CDS encoding baseplate assembly protein — protein MSTVDLSALPPPQVLESLDFEEVYQEELSVFRAYMGDNWNAQLESDPVVKLLELGAYRRLQTRARINDAAKALLLAYARGTDLDHLAANVRLKRLVIQEADAQSVPPVPKVMELDDALRERIQLVYEGLTTAGPRNSYILHARNASALVADAQAESPSPAHVVVTVLHLEGNGVADQSLLDKVLLHLSDEDIRPVGDRLTVQSAEVLEYRIDAVVHMAGTGSENDAILAEATRRLQSWINPRRRLGVEVSRSAIDAQLHITGVSRVDLPGWVDIPRATHQAAYCTGFSVIQGGAG, from the coding sequence ATGAGCACTGTGGACCTGTCGGCCCTGCCACCCCCGCAGGTGCTGGAGTCGCTGGACTTTGAAGAGGTGTATCAGGAAGAACTGAGCGTGTTTCGCGCCTACATGGGCGACAACTGGAACGCCCAGCTTGAAAGTGATCCGGTGGTCAAGTTGCTGGAGCTGGGGGCCTATCGCCGGCTGCAAACCCGGGCCCGGATCAATGATGCGGCCAAGGCCTTGCTGTTGGCCTATGCCCGGGGCACTGACCTCGATCATCTGGCGGCCAACGTGCGGCTCAAGCGTTTGGTGATTCAGGAAGCGGATGCCCAAAGCGTGCCACCGGTGCCCAAGGTCATGGAGCTGGACGACGCCTTACGCGAGCGCATCCAGTTGGTGTACGAAGGGCTGACCACCGCCGGGCCGCGCAACAGCTACATCCTGCATGCGCGTAACGCCTCGGCGCTGGTGGCCGATGCCCAGGCCGAAAGCCCGAGCCCGGCCCACGTGGTGGTCACGGTGCTGCACCTGGAGGGCAACGGCGTGGCCGACCAGTCTCTGCTGGACAAGGTACTGCTGCACCTCAGCGACGAAGACATCCGGCCGGTGGGCGACCGGCTCACCGTGCAAAGCGCCGAGGTCCTGGAATACCGGATTGATGCCGTGGTGCACATGGCCGGTACCGGCTCGGAAAACGATGCGATTCTGGCCGAGGCGACTCGTCGCCTGCAGAGCTGGATCAACCCGCGTCGGCGGCTGGGGGTAGAAGTCTCGCGCTCGGCGATTGACGCCCAGCTGCACATCACCGGCGTCAGCCGCGTCGATTTACCGGGCTGGGTCGACATCCCCCGGGCTACGCACCAAGCGGCGTACTGCACCGGCTTCAGCGTGATCCAGGGCGGTGCAGGATGA
- a CDS encoding phage tail protein I: MTLLPLNSTQLERGIEAATDHSPGIPIPTLYNARTCPAHLLHQLAWAWSVDRWDNKWSEQTKRAAIESAFLIHARKGTIGALRRVVEPLGYLLEVIEWWQTVPLGVPGTFALKVGVLDTGITEEMYQELVALIDDAKPLSRLLTELVISLETTGSLNLFAGLYEGEEIDVYPPALLDIEVTGHFGPTGREHQTETLDVYP, translated from the coding sequence ATGACTTTGCTACCGCTCAACAGCACGCAGTTAGAACGGGGTATCGAAGCGGCAACTGACCACTCCCCGGGCATTCCAATCCCCACCCTGTACAACGCCCGGACCTGTCCGGCGCACTTGCTGCACCAGCTGGCCTGGGCGTGGTCGGTGGATCGCTGGGACAACAAATGGAGCGAGCAGACCAAGCGCGCAGCCATTGAATCGGCGTTCCTGATCCATGCACGCAAGGGCACCATCGGTGCGTTACGGCGTGTGGTTGAACCGTTGGGCTACCTGCTGGAAGTGATCGAATGGTGGCAGACCGTGCCGCTGGGTGTGCCCGGCACTTTCGCACTCAAGGTCGGGGTGCTGGACACCGGCATTACCGAAGAAATGTATCAGGAGCTGGTTGCCCTGATCGACGACGCCAAACCCCTCAGTCGGCTGCTGACCGAGCTGGTGATCAGCCTCGAAACCACCGGCAGCCTTAACCTCTTTGCCGGCCTCTACGAAGGCGAAGAAATCGACGTCTATCCGCCGGCACTGCTAGACATCGAGGTCACCGGCCACTTCGGCCCGACAGGCCGTGAACACCAAACCGAAACCCTGGACGTATACCCATGA
- a CDS encoding head-tail joining protein, with translation MGIRDLVASIDDVIFDVLGDTGHIEGRAEPVLGMFSAPWKQPQIGRLNTSIREPHFVVRVADSDGLTKGLRVTIDLPALDGGGDYDLLQLEPSGDGLVSLILRKRP, from the coding sequence GTGGGCATTCGCGACCTGGTGGCGAGCATCGACGACGTGATCTTCGACGTGCTGGGCGACACCGGGCACATCGAAGGACGCGCCGAGCCGGTGCTGGGGATGTTCTCGGCCCCGTGGAAACAACCGCAGATTGGCCGTCTCAACACCTCGATTCGCGAACCGCATTTTGTGGTGCGGGTCGCGGACTCGGACGGACTGACCAAGGGCTTGCGGGTCACCATCGACCTGCCGGCGCTGGATGGCGGCGGTGATTACGACTTGCTGCAGCTGGAGCCCAGCGGCGACGGCCTGGTCTCCCTGATCTTAAGGAAACGCCCATGA
- a CDS encoding phage tail tape measure protein yields MANKLALGLVIGGAVSATVGSAFKNVEGRIKKLEATGAKARVLQRTIGDTIRLRNEWKKAHDSGASGASALQTRLNANIESLRKQGVEVGRLDRAYHALGRTARSAELTAKGHSQFNEGRAGLKSTLGKAAIGIAAVAVPTKISADYQAQIRQMAIWAHTAGTDAERQMADKITEVATQKGMSQKLLASAVSGLIEKGISWEESVDYAPLIADLVDGQGMEASTIATLFSAFKEAGVAKQDMGAMLGQVAAAGDIGAFGPKDMARYMPSLLGTIKRLGMEGPEAVRFLGASLQAQFSQTQDAAAAATNMDNLLNAVISSTSQKRFADAGYDLSASILAATKSGKAANPVEAFIMLSEKLIAKKDPEKAKRVEALKAKIQASKDGSAEEQQAMLSLIEAAGLSTIVSDKSASAGLLAQIKYGSKIKQDMSDIKDTDGQAKIEADAASARETSAAKWGSAAASMEASMTRIGDALRPLTDMAADGLTKIGNSIAGLAGEFPKVISGTTLAVGAIGLVASAFSAFKMGKGLINIARGALGGRDRNEVQKVFVTNAEDGDDSKPDSKGSKVLALAEIGLKALGGKKDAEAEEGESKGLNPVDVGLKVLDVFREASAGDSDGEDSGPQKVFVVNASAMGGYGGGGGSRSGRRRSRVGNRNGRRRAGGGPRPPNPPRPPVPPVPAGRAARAMSLVGKAGKVIPGSALLAGGMRLLDTYQSADTQEAKAEGYGAAAGNMAGALAGAAAGAAIGSVVPVLGTAIGGVIGGILGSMGGESIGAKLGKSWFGSDDKKSSIPALAPVPFDPRLTRGLPGATNMGDVVRSFSSTTPSGPLAMPPKIEPVLNVEPPKIQQKIDISAPLQVTVKGDVKDPAALARELQPHLQRQMEQIGQQMSNRNLYDAPHVG; encoded by the coding sequence ATGGCGAACAAACTCGCGCTCGGCCTGGTCATTGGCGGGGCCGTCAGCGCAACCGTGGGCAGCGCTTTCAAAAACGTTGAAGGGCGGATCAAGAAACTCGAAGCAACCGGCGCCAAGGCCCGGGTATTGCAACGCACCATCGGCGACACCATCCGCTTGCGCAACGAATGGAAGAAAGCCCACGACAGCGGCGCCTCGGGCGCATCCGCGCTGCAGACCCGACTCAACGCCAACATCGAAAGCCTGCGCAAGCAGGGGGTGGAAGTGGGGCGGCTAGACAGGGCCTATCACGCACTGGGCCGCACCGCCCGCAGTGCCGAGCTCACTGCCAAAGGCCACAGCCAGTTCAACGAAGGCCGGGCCGGGCTCAAAAGCACCTTGGGCAAGGCTGCGATCGGCATCGCGGCGGTGGCGGTACCGACCAAAATCTCGGCGGACTACCAGGCTCAAATCCGGCAAATGGCGATCTGGGCCCACACCGCCGGCACCGATGCCGAACGGCAGATGGCCGACAAGATCACCGAGGTCGCCACGCAGAAAGGCATGAGCCAGAAACTGCTGGCCAGCGCCGTCAGCGGCCTGATTGAAAAGGGCATCAGTTGGGAAGAGTCGGTCGACTATGCGCCGCTGATCGCGGATCTGGTCGACGGACAGGGTATGGAAGCGTCCACCATCGCCACGTTGTTCAGCGCCTTCAAGGAGGCCGGGGTTGCGAAGCAGGACATGGGCGCGATGCTGGGTCAGGTCGCGGCGGCCGGTGATATCGGCGCCTTTGGCCCCAAGGACATGGCCAGGTACATGCCCAGTCTGCTGGGAACAATCAAACGGCTGGGCATGGAAGGTCCCGAGGCGGTACGTTTTCTCGGGGCCAGCCTGCAGGCGCAGTTCTCGCAGACCCAGGATGCGGCGGCTGCGGCCACCAACATGGACAACTTGCTCAATGCGGTGATCAGCAGCACCAGTCAGAAGCGATTCGCGGATGCCGGTTATGACCTGAGCGCATCGATCCTGGCCGCGACCAAAAGCGGTAAAGCCGCCAACCCGGTCGAAGCCTTTATCATGCTCAGTGAAAAACTGATCGCCAAAAAAGATCCGGAAAAAGCCAAGCGTGTCGAAGCGCTCAAGGCCAAGATTCAAGCCTCAAAAGACGGCAGCGCTGAAGAACAGCAAGCCATGCTCTCGCTGATCGAAGCGGCGGGGCTGTCGACCATTGTCAGCGACAAAAGCGCCAGTGCCGGCCTGCTCGCGCAGATCAAATACGGCAGCAAGATCAAGCAGGACATGTCCGACATCAAGGACACGGACGGCCAGGCCAAGATCGAAGCGGATGCCGCCTCGGCCCGGGAAACCTCGGCAGCCAAGTGGGGCTCGGCGGCGGCGAGCATGGAAGCCTCAATGACCCGCATCGGCGATGCCCTGCGCCCGCTGACGGACATGGCGGCGGACGGCCTGACCAAAATCGGCAACAGCATTGCCGGACTGGCCGGGGAGTTTCCCAAGGTAATCAGCGGCACCACCCTGGCAGTCGGCGCGATCGGACTGGTGGCCAGCGCCTTCAGCGCTTTCAAGATGGGCAAGGGCCTGATCAACATCGCCCGTGGCGCCCTGGGTGGTCGTGACCGCAACGAGGTGCAGAAAGTCTTTGTCACCAACGCCGAAGACGGCGACGACAGCAAGCCCGACAGCAAAGGCTCGAAAGTGCTGGCCCTGGCTGAAATCGGGCTCAAGGCCCTGGGTGGCAAAAAGGATGCTGAAGCTGAGGAGGGTGAGAGCAAGGGCTTAAACCCCGTCGATGTCGGGCTCAAGGTGCTGGATGTGTTCCGCGAAGCCAGCGCGGGTGACAGCGACGGCGAAGACTCGGGGCCGCAAAAAGTGTTCGTGGTCAACGCCTCGGCCATGGGCGGTTATGGCGGTGGCGGCGGGAGTAGGAGTGGCCGTCGGCGCAGTCGCGTGGGTAATCGCAACGGCAGGCGCCGGGCAGGTGGTGGACCGCGTCCACCCAATCCTCCACGGCCGCCTGTTCCACCGGTACCGGCCGGTCGCGCAGCACGGGCAATGAGTCTGGTTGGCAAAGCCGGCAAAGTGATCCCGGGTTCTGCCCTGTTGGCAGGCGGCATGCGTCTTCTGGACACCTACCAGAGTGCCGACACCCAGGAAGCCAAGGCTGAAGGCTACGGTGCTGCAGCGGGCAATATGGCCGGCGCCTTGGCCGGAGCGGCTGCAGGAGCTGCTATCGGTTCGGTGGTGCCTGTGTTGGGGACCGCAATCGGCGGGGTTATCGGCGGCATTCTCGGCAGCATGGGCGGTGAGTCCATTGGCGCAAAACTGGGTAAGTCGTGGTTTGGTTCCGACGACAAAAAATCATCGATCCCAGCACTTGCCCCGGTGCCATTTGATCCGCGACTGACCCGAGGTCTGCCCGGGGCCACCAACATGGGCGACGTGGTGCGCTCATTTTCGAGCACCACCCCGTCAGGGCCGCTGGCCATGCCACCGAAAATCGAACCGGTGCTCAATGTCGAACCGCCGAAGATCCAGCAAAAAATCGACATCTCGGCGCCGCTGCAAGTCACCGTCAAAGGCGATGTCAAAGACCCGGCCGCATTGGCCCGGGAACTCCAGCCACACCTGCAGCGGCAGATGGAGCAAATCGGCCAGCAGATGTCCAACCGCAACCTCTATGACGCCCCGCATGTGGGGTAA
- a CDS encoding phage tail protein, which produces MIDQSSQFMAILTAIGEAKQANADALGIPWTFSQMGVGDANGTDPIPDRTQTRLINEQRRAPLNQVKIDPKNSNVIIAEQVIPENVGGWWIREIGLYDQDGDLVAVANCAPSFKPLLAQGSGKTQVVRMNFIVTSAANVMLKIDPSVVLATRQYVDEAINTLDMKQSVLVATTGPVVLSGVQTVDGVVVPPGSRVLVKNQAAAHDNGLYLTADVWKRTPDADTSAKVTSGLTVHVEQGAVNADTQWHLITDAPIVLGTTALTFQWAAGQNAPTQAVGDRSRKVANTGYVCAQIESPDQTFPSQVFRKNRLINGNFDIWQRGAAGHVGNLAGPAQALYGPDRWMVSLPANSTAIWERIEFEPGEGVNEGRFGLRVSRSGSSDGMRISQPIEGVETCAGKRVTVSFYMRSTINHTCNVILRQSFGVGGTDAGPGVSEQVAVTTVFKRYEVTLNIPSIAGKKRMPGRDYLELGFASQGAGAYNLDLASVQLETGSVATDFDLRPFVQELMLCQRYYEKTFSYEIEPQHRITHIGSLMSIVYIGQAGWSSQPIGHWTFKVEKRATPSIKLYSVAGPDGQWRSGSDLFSSENARALMVGTRHVSIDNGDLGVVPQTYYIHATADAEL; this is translated from the coding sequence ATGATTGATCAAAGCAGCCAGTTCATGGCGATCCTCACCGCCATCGGGGAAGCCAAGCAAGCGAATGCCGATGCGCTGGGCATCCCCTGGACGTTCTCGCAGATGGGGGTAGGTGACGCCAACGGCACCGACCCGATCCCCGACCGGACACAAACCCGACTGATTAACGAGCAGCGCCGGGCACCGCTGAATCAGGTCAAGATCGACCCTAAAAACAGCAACGTGATCATCGCCGAGCAAGTGATCCCGGAAAATGTCGGCGGCTGGTGGATTCGTGAAATAGGCCTGTACGACCAGGACGGCGACCTGGTGGCGGTAGCCAACTGCGCGCCGAGCTTCAAACCCTTGCTGGCCCAGGGCAGCGGCAAGACCCAAGTGGTGCGGATGAACTTCATCGTCACCAGTGCGGCCAACGTCATGCTCAAGATCGATCCCAGCGTGGTGCTTGCGACACGCCAATACGTGGATGAAGCCATCAACACCCTGGATATGAAACAGTCGGTGCTGGTGGCCACCACCGGGCCGGTGGTGTTGTCCGGCGTGCAAACGGTTGACGGTGTCGTGGTGCCGCCCGGCTCGCGGGTACTGGTGAAAAATCAGGCCGCTGCCCACGACAATGGCCTGTACCTGACGGCCGATGTCTGGAAGCGAACCCCGGATGCCGACACCAGCGCGAAGGTGACCTCGGGCCTCACAGTGCACGTCGAGCAAGGGGCCGTTAACGCCGATACCCAATGGCATCTGATCACTGACGCCCCCATCGTGCTGGGCACGACAGCGCTGACCTTCCAATGGGCTGCGGGGCAGAACGCTCCTACCCAGGCGGTTGGTGATCGCTCGCGGAAGGTGGCCAACACCGGGTATGTGTGCGCGCAGATTGAGAGTCCGGATCAGACTTTTCCATCCCAGGTGTTTCGCAAGAACCGCCTGATCAATGGCAATTTCGATATCTGGCAGCGGGGGGCAGCGGGTCATGTCGGCAATCTGGCCGGCCCGGCCCAGGCGTTATACGGCCCGGACCGCTGGATGGTTTCCCTGCCAGCCAATTCGACAGCTATCTGGGAAAGAATCGAGTTTGAGCCGGGCGAAGGAGTCAATGAGGGACGCTTCGGATTAAGAGTTTCGCGCTCGGGCAGCAGCGACGGCATGAGAATCAGCCAGCCCATTGAAGGCGTTGAGACGTGCGCGGGTAAACGCGTGACGGTGTCGTTTTATATGCGTTCAACCATCAACCACACATGCAACGTGATACTGCGCCAATCTTTTGGTGTGGGTGGCACGGATGCAGGCCCTGGTGTGAGTGAACAAGTGGCCGTCACAACAGTGTTTAAACGGTACGAGGTCACCTTAAATATCCCCTCGATCGCGGGAAAAAAAAGAATGCCTGGGCGTGATTATCTTGAGCTGGGTTTTGCCAGCCAGGGAGCCGGCGCATACAACCTCGACCTGGCGTCTGTGCAACTTGAAACAGGGTCTGTTGCCACCGACTTTGACCTGAGGCCGTTTGTGCAAGAGCTGATGCTCTGTCAGCGCTATTACGAGAAAACCTTCTCGTATGAAATAGAACCGCAACATCGGATAACCCACATCGGTTCGCTGATGTCTATCGTCTACATCGGACAGGCTGGCTGGAGCAGCCAACCGATTGGGCATTGGACGTTCAAGGTCGAAAAGCGAGCCACACCCAGTATCAAGCTTTATAGCGTAGCCGGGCCGGATGGCCAATGGCGCTCGGGCAGCGATCTGTTTTCCAGCGAAAATGCCCGGGCCTTGATGGTCGGCACGCGTCACGTCAGCATCGATAACGGTGACCTCGGGGTTGTCCCCCAGACGTATTACATCCATGCCACTGCGGACGCAGAACTTTAG
- a CDS encoding GPW/gp25 family protein yields MIGMDRHTGAALSGVEHLRQSIADILTTPVGSRRMRPAYGCQLRRFVDMPITAGWKSAVQAEVAHALNLWEPRFKLHAVRVTAVLGGVISFELKGLYLGDSVEMEVRA; encoded by the coding sequence ATGATCGGAATGGATCGCCACACCGGCGCGGCCCTTTCCGGTGTCGAGCATTTGCGCCAATCCATCGCCGACATCCTCACCACCCCGGTGGGCAGTCGGCGAATGCGCCCGGCCTATGGCTGCCAGCTACGTCGGTTTGTCGACATGCCGATCACGGCAGGCTGGAAAAGCGCGGTACAGGCCGAGGTCGCCCACGCGCTGAACCTGTGGGAGCCGCGTTTCAAGCTGCACGCCGTGCGTGTCACGGCAGTGCTCGGTGGCGTAATCAGCTTTGAGCTCAAGGGCCTGTACCTGGGCGACAGCGTAGAGATGGAGGTAAGGGCATGA
- a CDS encoding major capsid protein, producing MADIAIFDDEAFSVSSLTAAINEQQYLPGRLSSLGLFQEEGITTLTVQIEKDGDTLALVPAGERGTSGLVVAASKRTLIPFNTVHLPERFTIKADEIQGIRAFGTRSELQAVQDVVNARLLKARRQLDVTHEYQRMGALNGKILDADGRTVLLDIFDRFGVEQQTLSMEFAAGKDKLRVRCMRALDLQEEALGSTTTSGSRAFCGKTFWEALVTHPDVVDTYKNTQQAVVLRADARETFEFGGITWERYRGRIAGQPFVHDDKALLVPEGVPDLYISAFAPADYMETVNTQGIPYYSKIEPMPFNKGMAGEAQSNPLHICTRPKAQILLEL from the coding sequence ATGGCCGACATCGCCATCTTTGACGACGAAGCATTTTCGGTTTCGTCGCTGACCGCTGCCATCAACGAACAACAATACCTGCCTGGGCGCCTGAGCAGCCTCGGCCTGTTTCAGGAAGAGGGCATTACCACCCTGACCGTGCAGATCGAAAAAGACGGCGACACCCTGGCGCTGGTACCGGCTGGTGAGCGCGGTACTTCGGGTCTGGTGGTTGCTGCCAGCAAGCGCACGCTGATCCCGTTCAACACCGTGCACCTGCCGGAACGCTTCACCATCAAAGCCGACGAGATCCAGGGCATTCGTGCCTTCGGCACTCGTAGTGAGCTGCAGGCGGTGCAGGATGTGGTCAATGCGCGCTTGTTGAAGGCCCGCCGCCAGTTGGACGTCACCCATGAATATCAGCGCATGGGGGCGCTGAACGGCAAAATTCTGGATGCTGACGGCCGTACCGTATTGCTGGATATTTTTGATCGTTTCGGGGTAGAGCAACAGACGCTGTCAATGGAGTTTGCTGCTGGCAAAGACAAGTTGCGTGTTCGCTGCATGAGAGCACTGGATCTGCAGGAAGAGGCTTTGGGAAGCACAACAACCAGCGGATCCCGCGCGTTTTGTGGCAAGACCTTCTGGGAAGCGCTGGTTACCCATCCGGATGTCGTGGACACCTACAAAAACACCCAGCAGGCGGTCGTGTTGCGCGCGGATGCACGCGAAACCTTTGAGTTTGGCGGCATCACCTGGGAGCGCTACCGGGGTCGTATTGCGGGCCAGCCTTTTGTCCACGACGACAAAGCCCTGCTGGTCCCCGAAGGCGTACCCGACCTCTACATCTCGGCCTTTGCCCCGGCCGACTATATGGAAACGGTCAACACCCAGGGTATCCCGTACTACAGCAAGATCGAGCCGATGCCGTTCAACAAAGGCATGGCCGGGGAGGCCCAGTCCAACCCGCTGCATATCTGCACCCGGCCCAAAGCGCAGATCCTGCTGGAGCTATAA
- a CDS encoding phage tail assembly protein: MTTSTSSKTPAWLALTDDGVTVTLRYPTELNGIKADKLTLRAPTVRDVRAAQAISGNDAEQREMSLFASLTEVGIKDLESLKLLDYQRVQEGYFRLVSEDQL, translated from the coding sequence ATGACCACTTCTACTAGCAGCAAAACGCCAGCCTGGTTGGCCCTGACTGACGATGGCGTCACCGTGACCCTGCGTTACCCCACCGAGCTCAATGGCATCAAAGCCGACAAACTGACCCTGCGCGCCCCGACCGTGCGCGATGTGCGGGCGGCTCAGGCCATCTCCGGAAACGATGCGGAGCAACGGGAGATGTCGCTGTTTGCCAGCCTCACCGAGGTCGGGATCAAGGACCTGGAAAGCCTGAAACTGCTGGACTACCAGCGCGTGCAAGAAGGCTATTTTCGTCTGGTCAGCGAAGACCAACTGTAA
- a CDS encoding phage tail sheath family protein, whose amino-acid sequence MSTSGRFHGVTVTLVDTGARTIALPSTSIIGLVDTFTPGPSTSAKPNDLVLLTSEREAIAAFGEDSAITRAARAVFVRAKAVIVACGVARLEDPALQTSAIIGGVLASGQRTGLQALLDGKSRFNAQPRLLIAPKHSATQAVATAMDALAGKLRAIAIVDGPNTTDEAVLAYSKEFGSKRVFMVDPGVQQWDTVTSATIDSPASAFTAGLFAWTDTEYGFWASPSNKELVGITGTSRPIEFLDGDETCRANLLNNANITTIIRDGGYRLWGNRTLSADSKWAFVTRVRTVDIVMDAILAGHKWAVDRSITKTYIKDVTDGLEAFMRDLKNQGAVINFEVYADTELNTASQLEQGKVYWNIRFTDVPPAENPIFRVEVTNQWLTEVLDTAA is encoded by the coding sequence ATGAGCACATCCGGCCGTTTCCACGGCGTAACCGTCACCCTGGTCGACACCGGCGCACGCACGATTGCGCTGCCGTCGACTTCGATCATCGGACTGGTCGATACCTTCACTCCCGGACCCTCTACATCGGCAAAACCCAACGACCTGGTGCTGCTGACCAGCGAGCGCGAAGCCATTGCCGCGTTCGGCGAAGACTCGGCCATCACCCGCGCCGCCAGAGCCGTATTTGTCCGGGCCAAGGCGGTGATCGTTGCCTGCGGCGTGGCCCGTCTGGAAGACCCGGCACTGCAAACCTCAGCCATCATCGGCGGGGTCCTGGCTTCGGGTCAGCGTACGGGCCTGCAGGCGCTGCTCGACGGTAAAAGCCGCTTCAACGCCCAGCCCCGGTTGCTGATCGCGCCGAAGCATTCCGCGACCCAGGCGGTGGCCACTGCCATGGATGCGCTCGCCGGCAAGCTGCGGGCCATAGCTATCGTCGACGGCCCCAACACCACCGATGAGGCGGTGCTGGCCTACTCCAAGGAATTCGGCAGCAAGCGCGTATTTATGGTGGATCCGGGCGTGCAGCAATGGGACACCGTGACCAGCGCAACAATTGACTCACCGGCCTCGGCCTTCACCGCTGGCTTGTTCGCCTGGACCGACACCGAGTACGGCTTCTGGGCCTCGCCCTCGAACAAGGAGCTGGTGGGCATCACCGGCACCTCGCGCCCGATCGAGTTTCTCGACGGTGATGAAACCTGCCGCGCCAACCTGCTGAACAACGCCAACATCACCACCATCATCCGTGACGGCGGCTATCGCCTGTGGGGCAACCGCACCCTGTCGGCCGATTCGAAATGGGCGTTCGTGACCCGGGTCCGTACCGTCGACATCGTTATGGACGCGATTCTGGCCGGGCACAAATGGGCGGTCGACCGCTCGATCACCAAGACCTACATCAAGGACGTCACCGACGGTCTCGAGGCCTTTATGCGCGACCTGAAAAATCAGGGCGCGGTGATCAACTTTGAGGTGTATGCCGACACCGAACTGAACACGGCCAGCCAGCTGGAGCAGGGCAAGGTGTACTGGAACATCCGCTTCACCGACGTGCCGCCTGCCGAAAACCCGATTTTCCGCGTCGAGGTCACCAACCAGTGGTTGACCGAAGTGCTGGACACCGCCGCCTAA
- a CDS encoding phage baseplate assembly protein V encodes MSYASAEHDRMIAAMLLPCYVVAVDLAASPPACRVSTGDWTSAWVRWHSVAAGKARHWRAPSIGEQGVLLGPSGQAGMGTFVPGLYGDAGPPPDNRDHVEVWRFDDGGSLVYDWQARSYTITLPGGTVTIAVGGTTAVLTDGAVTVMAGAIDLIGPVKIDGTLTVTQDITGLGMIIDTAGNTPNHKH; translated from the coding sequence ATGAGCTATGCCAGTGCCGAACATGACCGCATGATCGCGGCCATGCTGCTGCCTTGCTATGTGGTGGCGGTGGATCTTGCGGCCTCGCCACCCGCCTGCCGTGTTTCCACCGGCGACTGGACCAGTGCCTGGGTGCGCTGGCACAGCGTCGCGGCGGGCAAGGCCCGGCATTGGCGGGCACCGAGCATCGGGGAGCAGGGCGTGTTGTTGGGCCCGAGCGGTCAGGCCGGCATGGGCACCTTTGTCCCGGGGTTGTACGGCGATGCCGGGCCGCCGCCGGACAACCGCGACCACGTCGAAGTCTGGCGCTTTGATGATGGCGGCTCACTGGTCTACGACTGGCAGGCCAGGAGCTACACCATCACCTTGCCCGGCGGCACGGTCACCATCGCGGTGGGCGGGACTACGGCGGTGCTGACTGACGGTGCCGTTACCGTAATGGCGGGTGCCATCGACTTGATCGGTCCGGTCAAGATCGACGGCACCCTGACCGTCACCCAGGACATCACCGGGCTCGGCATGATCATCGACACCGCCGGCAACACCCCGAACCACAAGCACTGA